A window of Hordeum vulgare subsp. vulgare chromosome 5H, MorexV3_pseudomolecules_assembly, whole genome shotgun sequence genomic DNA:
TCGcagcctcgccgtcgccgtcgccgtcgccatggGGGGGATTAGCTCTCCTAGGGTTTTCGCGGCCAAGTGGGGGAGAAGAATGAGAATGACGACGCTCTGGCCGGGCCTGGGCTCAGCTCAACTGAGCTGAGCCTACTATATGGGCTGTGAACTGGGCCAGTAGAAGGCCGAATCTGAGAGAAGGCCCAGCACGACGAGCAGGCGGTTCCTTACCGGGTCCGGACTTTGGTTTTTCTTCCACACGCCGCCTCTCTATCTCTTCTCTCGCACCCGGAtctcctcgcctcgcctcgccggaaccctagccgccgcccaccCACCGCCGGTGAGATCCCCGCGCCTTCAGCCTAGCTACCGAACTTCAAGTCGAAGCCTTCTCCCCCCGCCTGACCCCGGTTCCGTGGACCTGCCAGGTTCCACCTCGCGGGTCCGAGCCGAGCTGCCGGGATGAGCAGCCACCGCAAGAACTTCCGGCGCCGcacggacgacgacgacgggggCAAGGCGGAGGACGCCGGACCCGCGAGCAGGCCCTCCTCCAAGGCCCAGCCCCCGCCCGCGCCTCCCAAGCCCAGGTCGAGCCGCCTCAGCTTCGCcgacgaggaggatgacgaggacgacgccgAGGAGGGGCCCTTCGCGCAGCAGCGGACCCGCCGCCCGTCCGCCTCGGTCAGCCAGGCGCGCACGGCCTCGCCCGCCGCGGCTGCCCTCCACCGCGTCACGCCCGCCAGGGACCGGGTCAGGAGCTCGCCGGCCGTGGTTGCTCCCGTGCCCAAGCCGTCCAACTTCCAGAGCCATGCTGGCGAGTACACCCCCGAGCGCCTCCGTGAGCTCCAGAAGAACGCGCGCCCGCTCCCTGGCAGCCTCATGCGCGCTCCggcgccccctcctccccctcctctggcGGCCGAGCCCCGGCATCAGCGGATTGCCGGAGCTGCGGCCAGCTCCTCGGCTGCTCCCACTACTGCCGGTAAAGCAGTTCCCGCGGAGCCAGTGGTTGTTCTCAAGGGTctggtgaaacctatggcccaggCCAGCATCGGGCCGCGGAGACCGTTGCCGAACGAGGTTCAAGATGGTGATTCTGAAGAGGAGGCGGAGGATGATGGAGACGGCGAGGAGAAAGGGCCGCTGATACCTGATAAGGCGACGATCGAAGCCATCCGGGCAAAGCGGCAGCAGCTGCAGCAGCCGAGGCATGCGGCACCCGATTTCATCTCCCTTGATGGTGGCGGTGTGCTCAGCAGCAGGAAGGGTGCGGCTGGCGGCTCCAGTGATGAAGACGACAATGAGATAGAGGGTAGGATTGCCATGTACTCGGAGAAGCAGAGTGATGGCCAGAGGAGCTCAAAAGGAGTGTTTCAGGGGATCAATAACAGGGGCCCTGCTGCCAGTTTGGGGGTTATGAAAGATCGGTTTATGGAGGTTGAGGATGATGaggttgatgatgaggaggaggaagaaaggaaatggGAGGAGGCGCAGGTCAAAAAGGCGCTTGGTAATAGGATGGACGATTCTTCTTCTCATCAGAGAGCAACCAACGGTGTTTCGGCTGCCAGGCAGCAGGTTCAGCCGCAGCCATCTGGGGGTCCTCATTATCAGCCCTCCTTTAGCGGGGTTGTGCCTGGGGCATCTGTTTTTGCATCGGGTAGTGCAGAGTTCTTGTCCATCTCTCAGCAAGCTGATGTGGCAGGCAAAGCCCTGCAGGAGAACATCAGAAAGCTTAGGGAAACCCACAAGACAACAGTTGATTCTTTAGCCAGGACCGACACACATCTTAACGAAGCCCTTTCAGAGATATCTAGCCTGGAGAGTGGTTTGCAGGATGCAGAGAAGAAGTTTGTGTACATGCAGGAGCTCCGAAACTATATTTCTGTTATGTGTGATTTCTTGAATGACAAGGCATTCTTCATAGAGGAGCTGGAGGAGCACATGCAGAAATTGCATGAAAATCGGGCACTGGCTGTTTCAGAGAGGCGGGCTGCCGACTTTGCTGATGAATCAGCTGTGATCGAAGCTGCAGTGAGTGCAGCAATATCTGTTCTTAGCAAAGGACCGAGCTCAGCTAACCTGTCTGCCGCAACTCATGCTGCACAAGCAGCAGCAGCTGCTGCCAGGGAAAGCTCTAATCTACCACCGGAGCTGGATGAGTTTGGCAGAGATATCAATCTCCAGAAGCGTATGGATCTTAAGCGCAGGGAAGAGAACAGAAGGCGAAGAAAAGCTCGTTCTGAATCCAAAAGATTATCTTCTGCACGAAAGAGTGTTACTGAGCACATTGAAGGTGAGCTAAGCACTGATGAGAGTGACACCGACACCAGTGCTTATCTGTCCAGCCGTGATGAGTTGCTCAAGACTGCTGATGCTGTATTCGGTGATGCTGCAGAGGAATACTCGAGCCttacaattgtcaaggacaagtttGAAGGCTGGAAAACACAGTATCCTTTGGCCTACCGAGATGCTCATGTGTCACTAAGTGCGCCATCTGTGTTTACCCCGTATGTGAGGCTGGAGCTTCTGAATTGGGATCCTCTACATGAAACAACTAGTTTCTTTGACATGCAGTGGACTAACGTTCTTGTGGGTTATGGAGTGCAAGATGAAGATAGTGCCGACCCTAATGATCTAGATCTGAACCTCATTCAAGTTCTAGCGGAAAAGGTGGCCCTTCCTGTCCTGCACCACCGTATTAAGCACTGCTGGGACATTTTGAGCACCCAAAGAACACAACATGCTGTAGATGCAACTTTTATGGTGATTAACTATGTGCCGCTAACAAGCAAGGCTTTGCATCAACTGCTGGCGACGGTGTGTAGTCGTCTGACTGAGGCAATTGCTGACGTGTCAGTACCAGCTTGGGGATCAATGCTGACAAGGGCTGTGCCAGGTGCTGCCGAGTATGCTGCATACAGATTCGGAGTGGCCACACGGCTGCTTAAAAATGTGTGTTTGTGGAAAAAGGTCCTTGCAGGAGATGCCCTGGAGAGACTTGCTGTAGAAGAACTATTGATAGGAAAGGTTCTTCCTCATATGAAAAGTATCATTCTGGAAGTCCATGATGCAATCACAAGGGCCGAACGGGTAGCTGCATCACTTTCAGGAGTCTGGTCTTCACCAAACAAGAAGCTGCAGCCTTTCACGGATTTCGTGTTGGAATTATCAAACAAGCTCAAGAGTAGACACATTTCAGGCGTTAGTGAAGAAGAGATACGTGGGCTGGCTCGTCGTTTGAAGAACATATTGGTGGCGCTGAACGAGTACGATAAGGCTAGAAATATTTTGAAGACCTTCCAAATCAGGGAAGCTCTCTAGTTTTTCCCTTGACATAGAACAAGAATTCCATTTTTGTTTGAAGGCGGCAAGCAGGTTTGATATCCTTTTGGTTCACGGGAATGTTGTAATGTCTAATTATCTCTGTACATCAAATGACCATGAGTACCTAATCCAATCTTGCATGCATGATGGTGCAATTTTCATGGTGCTTCTGGATTTCAGGAATCATTATCTTCCGCTGTAATGGCCAACATCAGTTAACTGACTCATAAGGCATATATACGTTCAGCACTTTTCTGTATTATATTATTATTAGACATCTTTCATTCAAGCTTGCTTTTGTGTGTTTATGAAGTTCTGGACCATTCTGATAGAGTTTGGCTTTGGTTCATGCATGTCAACTTACATTCCTTGATATAGTTTAATAAAGCCAGCTTGCTAACATAGATCTGACTTTCAGACATGAGCGGTGGATTCTAGCATTTAAGGAAATGGTTTTATGTGCAATGGAAACCACTGGTACGCTAGGTGTGAGGTTGGTCCAGTAAACTTATTTGTTCTTGACATTGATTCTTGCCCTGTGGCTTATGTAGATAATCATCTCTTTCACAAAAATATGTGATTCTCTACTTCTTCTTAGCTTTAAACAAGAGAAATATACTATTATATCTAATCTTCCTTTAAAAGAGCACAGTTATGGTTAGTCAAGAATTGCACTTTTTAAGACGGGTAGGTTCTAGATCCTTTTCAGTTTACAGAAATATTGGAACATCTGATATCTGTACATTGAATGATCATgagtacctagttcaatcttgcctGCATGATGATATCCCAGCAATTCTAATGGTGCTTCTGGGTTCCAGTAAAAAAATTGGGGTAATGGCCAGTTCCAGTTAACTGACTGAAAACACAGACTATATGTTTAGCAATCTCCTTCATTAGATTATTATAGACATCTTTCATGTGTTAAGTTTTGGACAGTTCTGTTGGAGTTTTGCTTTGGTTCATGCTATTCAGCTTACATTCCTTGATATGTTTGATAAGCCAGCTATGTACGTAAAATAAATCTGACTTCCAGTCATGTCAGTGAAAATTCTACTAGCACTTGATGAACTCGCTCTCGGTGACGCTATATAGATATTAAAAAAAGAGGTTCTCTTAGGTCTGATCATCTGATCTCAAGAAACCTAGTTATGGTTAGTCCGGGTATGTGGAAGTGGAGCACGCAAAATACTCCCCCGGTCCTAactatataagtctttttagagattccaataagggactagatacggagcaaaatgagtgaaactaaaacatgtctatatacatcggtATGTAGTTTGTATTGAAATCTCTAAAGACTTGtacttagaaacggagggagtacacaaTTGAAGTTGATTATCCAGTACCTGGTTTCCTAGAGATGTTGACTATCATCAATTCTCATCTTCTGTTAGGCACATGTTTGTGTCATGGCGCCGAGTAGTTTGTTTGGATCTACAACTACATCTAGGCAGATTAGGAATTTTGGTAGGGGTCGATCCTAACAATCATCTGTTGGACCTTTCCCTTTGTCACGGTTGGTAGGTACTAATTGTCAGTTTTTTTTTTTGTATCTTCGGATTGGATATCCTAAGCCTGGGTGTTTGTTGAAATCTTTGTTATTGTTGGGCTTCAATTTTTGTTGGACGTTTTTTCCCTGTTGTCGGATGTAAGTTGATATCATATCATTATCGACATTCCCTCTGTTTGTAAAATTTGGAGCCCAGCTGTTAAAAGAAGATAATTTGCTGTGTTGTTGTCTTTAAGGTGTGCCTAGTTAGTAGATCATCATCCTTCCCAGTGTTGCAGCTGTTAAATGGTTAAATCCTTGTCTCCCCTCTGAAATCTTGTCCATTCCTGTTTGTGTCTAGCAGTCCATCCACTTGTGCTGGGCTTGTCTCTGTTACAGTAAAGTAATTACACACATGCTCACCAGGGACTCTGTTCCTCATGCAAACAATTGTACTCCCTTCGATCCTAAATATAataccttttagagattttattatgaactacatacaaatgaatgtagtcatattttagactatagattcattcattttgcatcGTATCTAGTCTACAGTGAatttttaaaaggtcttatatttaggaacggagggagtagttggggagaactagtttAGTTCTcttcaactataattatttaggtatGGATCGAGTAATTAAGTAAGCATGTTTCCCCACTGATATAGAGTAAGACAGAGCAACAAGCTTGCCCCTCCCATCTGATTTTCTTGTGTGCTGCTGACTAAGGTTGCAAGCGGGGCGGGATATCCCGCTGGGCCGCCAAGCCGTCCCGCATAACAGGCCCGCAAAATGCCACCGGGCTGACCGCGTCGTCTGTAGCGGGCTTAAACGGCCACACCGCTTTGTCCAGCGGGAGCCGCATATCCCGCATCCTCTCGAAACAAAAAAACctaatcctcctctcctcccgatGGAGGAACTTCCCACGGCGCCGCCACCTTTGCCCACGTCCCGCCGGCCGCCGTTGACAACCTCCATGGCCTGCTCCTCTCCGCCTCCTCCTGGGGAACGAGGACTGCAGACGCTCCCGGAATCGCGCTCCCGCAGCTGCTCGGGCGCGGTTGCCTCCTCCGTACAGGCTACAGCGGACCACTCCCTGCCGGAGAAGCCGTTGGGGGCGTACTCCGCCAACGGAGGCTTCCCGTGGAGCAACGCCATGCGCCCATGCTGCAGCGGCAGCGCACCGACTTTCACTTACAGCCGGAGAAGAACTACATGAATGGTACTACATCTGAAACAGAAAACTCGATGCTAGATTTACTACATCTGACTGCTCTGACTGCCACCACGTGAAGGCAAGCAAAAGCTGGAGCCATATGCCAAGCGGCCATGCATGCCCATTTCCTGACTCCTCCCCTTCTGAATGAATCCGCGCCCAAGTAACAATCGATCCAAGTGCAGAACATATTCTTTCCAATGATGAACTCTTACGTTCGTCACTTAGCAACAGATATTTTGTTGGAAACAGCTCAGGCTGTTCACTGATTTTACCCTCTCAAACTCAGATGTGGCTACAAAGCAATAGTAGTAGAATGCTTAATTATTAGCGATAAAAAAGGCTCACTGTCAGTCCAAAGTCTGGGGCCGCAAAAGGCACAAGCGGACATAGGCCCAATTCTTTTGGTTGATTCTCACTGAATCTTAAGAATTGACCATTCAGTCAGCTTTTTACAGAATCTTGTATCCTTATGTTTTTTACAATCCTGAATCTTGTATCTTTATGTTTTTTACAATCCTGAATGGTGTATCTGTCTGCTTTGTGAGAGTGAGACTTGACTGCATTTTTTTCTCCCCTTCATCACAAGCGTTTGTTTTTTATTGCAATATAAGTAGTCAGCCGCGGCCGAGAATGAAGCCGAGATCCGATGATGTTTCTCTGTCTAGGTGTTTTTCTATATTTTCACTTTCTGGGCTCGTAATTCCCCGAAAAGAAGTCAGTAGAAAACTACCTAATATCCTAGTGAACCGATGAATTGTTTCTGTCAACTCGATCAGATGCATGTTTTGTGCGATTGTGAGTGCCTTGTGTTTCTGTCAACAGATATTTTCACTTTCTGGGCTAGTAGTAGTATACACGATCATCCTTAGGGGCTAAGTATTCAAATGTTTATCCTTCTTCCTTTTTCGTCCTgtaaataatttatttaatactagCTGGGTGCTCGATGTTTTAGCTGGGTGCTCGGGGTCAATGGCCGCGCTGCCGCCATCTCCGCCGTCTATGGAAAtcctcgatggagatgctgtccCTCCACCGCCTCCCTTACACATTGAAGCTACTGTTTCTCACCAAGGGCATGCGTTAATTGAAGAAGTTGCTGCAGCTACAACACTTTGCTCCCTTTATCCAGAGACCCAAGATTCTCACCAAGGTACATGTTGCAATTAGGTTACTCATTAGTTTTTGTTCTTCCTACAATATATTACATATAGCTGGCGATCATTAACATATGAGTAACTGGTTGAGTTATCCTGATTCTTGTGTGTAGGATGTGGAGTCTCACGAGAAAAATAAAGACTCCCAAACCCCCCACCAAAGAAGATGCCGAGGTCGCCGTTAGTGGTACCCGTGGTGGGATCCCCAGGGGTAAATGTCGTGTTATCTCAGGCATCACCAAGATTCGGTGTGAAACGATCGTCGCCAACACCGCCTCAGATTCGTCGTAAGTTTTAATGTCTATATTCTGTACATACGTTTAGTTTTAATGTCAATTGTGCGCAtatctgaacttggcataaaatatTTGTTCATCTCAAATTCCGTAGGTCTTTCACGTAGAAACAAAAAACGGAAACTTAAATCTGAAATCTGGAATGATTTTGATCCTGTGTATGATGGCAACAAACTCAAGGAAGCCAATTGTAAACATTGCAAGAGAATTTTCGTGGTTGCAAGAAAAGATGGTACTAGTGAATGCATTAGGCATTTGTTAGTTTGTGAGGAAAGGGCTAAGGTCAATGAGTTTCTCGATTCAATTAAATCAGCCATGCCACAACCTGATCCAAACAGTGTAGAAAAATGGAACTATGACCCTGAGAGAGCTCATTGGGAGTTGGTGAGGATGACCGCCGTCCATGAATTGCCATTTTCCATAGTAGAATATGATGGATTTAGGCGATTCGTGCGCATAGTCTGAATcccacatttgaggtggtgtctAGGACGACAATAAGACTTGATTCCATCATGCTATTTGAAGAACAAAGGGTAAAGCTTCGAGAGgatatgtgtgacagcccgagaccgacgtccaaaagattcccctctctttccgttttcgtcgtgtgtctatttttatttgtcgcatcatcatcgcatcatacgcatcatctgcattgtatCGTTGcatccagttttcaaaacttgcatccgttgttagttgccggttcgcgtcgttgtccgttcggaGTCCgatcgcactcgcacgcgcccgcggcaccgtcgaaaccctgtttttaaagtgcgtttaaaactttctctgatcgaggtgaaacttggcacgcggtcgcgattagatatagctaggccgcctgtcgaatttcgtcgcgatcggagaccgtctggtacccgaacggtcgaccgtagcggcaccgtattcggtctaccgtcggacgtctgtcggtgtttttaattcgttgtcgcgccgcccgttctccctctcgtccccggatatcccctctacacggccgcgtacccatacccgcgttcggaatcgtccgaatccgaccccgcggttggatccggagcgcgattccggttaaccgagcccccccgtttgtctatatatagaccccttctaattttcggacagcctccccctaaacctgcctcgttttccgcgcccgaaaccctagccgcagcctctctcctcccccagccgccacgggcccgcaagcccagatcgggcccgccaggcccggaACCGTCGCGCCCCCGCCTTGCCGAGGCTCCCTGCCCGAAGCTTCTCTCCAGCCCTCGCCGGAGCGGCTCCCTCGCCGGCAGCCGGAGTGCCGCCGCCCCGTCCCTGCAGCTCACCGAAGGAGCCCGAGCCGCAGCTCCTTTCCCCGCCGCCGGCCAGCAACCTAGCCGCGGCAACCGAGCCGCCttgccttcctcgccggccaggaaccccccccccccccccccccccccgtggtcgCCGCTCGCTGCCAGCCCCTGCAGCGCCCGCCTTCCGCCAGATCCGGCGAGCCGCCGCCCGGATCTGGCCGCCGCCTCCCAGCCGCCTCCGGcctctgcgccgccgccgccgccagggggttcCGCACGGGAGGACGAGGAGATCCCTCCCGTGACCGAGCCAGCCCCAGCTGGGCCTCGCCGCGCGTGCAGGCCTGCCGCCCCGTCCTGGGCCGGCCTCCCGACCGCGGCCCACGTGGGTGACTTCCCCAGCGGCCTGCCTCTCCAGTGCCGAGCTGGGCCGGCCTCCTTTCGAGGCCCAGCGCCGTTCCCCTCCAGGCCGGCCTGCTAGGCCGAGGTAAATCCTCCCCCACTGCCTCCTATTCCTCGCCTAGGCGACAGGTAGCTAAGCCGCGCCCCCTAATCGGTCCAATAGTTTATTAGGTATTTTTGGAATTGTAATTAATTCCAGAGATATATACGTATATTAAAACGtgagtatcttttaatccgtaaatcGGAACGAGGCGTATCTTATATggtttcgcgcgtagaatacgtatttgaaacatgcataattgtttgacgtcgtttgtcGTGCCGGTTGCCTAGATTAGCGTGCTGTCTCAATAGAATTTagtccgtatttaattttcgcgcaagtctAGATTGatcgaatgccatgatagaaatgcctatgttttagggctatttttccatgcattttagagcagtcatttgtatttttgcgtgtagggaattgcctctagtttattttcccgtgtatagggtattttcccgcattaatgtgtggctttattttgtgttgcaaaccgcacgtattttatatgtttccggggtagaaaaatcccatggatttttccgtgcaattagttttagcttttgagtaagttagttcgcgagatattttgctatgttgcccttttgattaattcgtaggatttattccgtgcctcgtttgaattagttgtcaactagggagttgatcttggatgttttgtttagcccctagtatttttagttgcaatagaaatgcatgtttaggtgtgttttgcttgctctcaagttgctagaaatagtgctgttttagacgtgctgaaatatttctaagtctggaatctgttatattttgttgctgtcttgtcttgcttgcatcttgtgatctgtagctcttttggggttggcgaatggagttagttgtaccccttgtgtttctctagcatgctgtgaagtttcatgccatttggagacctgtagcttaggattttgctgctgtcaatattgcttcgggCTGAAAACgacactttcaggaggtgttattttcactaagtctgaaatagtgtgtgagatgccattttgtgtcttcttttcctagtgctccttgctgccatgctagttgttgttagatgtttGTAGTACTGCTTCTTGCCctgttccgtgccatgccttgcttgagcttatcggagttgggtagccgaagttgtgaggcgtagaaagtgctatggggctgattttggcagattgtagtgttttcttgttttgcttgtagatgttgaaccgtagctccgatttgatcgtgtcgtatatgaaacttgcttagaatctcgtgtagtttcattcttccttgctggttggatgttttgaagtgctcgtagccgccgttgcatacATTTtgtattcatgccatcatatcttgcggtgcttgtatcttttgaaccgtagctccgttgaagatgttctttatgtgtagattgcttgccttgacgcgtagaatcacgtgaatctatttgttttgctgtttaacaactaattaaaggtgttaattcagatctggacagaattagaatttaacttgtgaggtcgtttc
This region includes:
- the LOC123395181 gene encoding transcriptional repressor ILP1; the protein is MSSHRKNFRRRTDDDDGGKAEDAGPASRPSSKAQPPPAPPKPRSSRLSFADEEDDEDDAEEGPFAQQRTRRPSASVSQARTASPAAAALHRVTPARDRVRSSPAVVAPVPKPSNFQSHAGEYTPERLRELQKNARPLPGSLMRAPAPPPPPPLAAEPRHQRIAGAAASSSAAPTTAGKAVPAEPVVVLKGLVKPMAQASIGPRRPLPNEVQDGDSEEEAEDDGDGEEKGPLIPDKATIEAIRAKRQQLQQPRHAAPDFISLDGGGVLSSRKGAAGGSSDEDDNEIEGRIAMYSEKQSDGQRSSKGVFQGINNRGPAASLGVMKDRFMEVEDDEVDDEEEEERKWEEAQVKKALGNRMDDSSSHQRATNGVSAARQQVQPQPSGGPHYQPSFSGVVPGASVFASGSAEFLSISQQADVAGKALQENIRKLRETHKTTVDSLARTDTHLNEALSEISSLESGLQDAEKKFVYMQELRNYISVMCDFLNDKAFFIEELEEHMQKLHENRALAVSERRAADFADESAVIEAAVSAAISVLSKGPSSANLSAATHAAQAAAAAARESSNLPPELDEFGRDINLQKRMDLKRREENRRRRKARSESKRLSSARKSVTEHIEGELSTDESDTDTSAYLSSRDELLKTADAVFGDAAEEYSSLTIVKDKFEGWKTQYPLAYRDAHVSLSAPSVFTPYVRLELLNWDPLHETTSFFDMQWTNVLVGYGVQDEDSADPNDLDLNLIQVLAEKVALPVLHHRIKHCWDILSTQRTQHAVDATFMVINYVPLTSKALHQLLATVCSRLTEAIADVSVPAWGSMLTRAVPGAAEYAAYRFGVATRLLKNVCLWKKVLAGDALERLAVEELLIGKVLPHMKSIILEVHDAITRAERVAASLSGVWSSPNKKLQPFTDFVLELSNKLKSRHISGVSEEEIRGLARRLKNILVALNEYDKARNILKTFQIREAL